A single genomic interval of Pyrus communis chromosome 7, drPyrComm1.1, whole genome shotgun sequence harbors:
- the LOC137739691 gene encoding thaumatin-like protein 1a: MSMMKSQVASLLGLTLAMLFFSGAHAAKITFTNNCPNTVWPGTLTGDQKPQLSLTGFELASKASQSVNAPSPWSGRFWARTRCSTNAAGKFTCETADCGSGQVACNGAGAVPPATLVEITIAANGGQDFYDVSLVDGFNLPMSVAPQGGTGECKPSSCPANVNAACPAQLQVKAADGTVISCKSACLAFGDSKYCCTPPNNTPETCPPTEYSEIFEKQCPQAYSYAYDDKNSTFTCSGGPDYVITFCP, translated from the exons ATGTCGATGATGAAGAGCCAAGTAGCTTCCCTCCTCGGCCTCACCTTGGCCATGCTCTTCTTCTCAG GTGCACACGCAGCGAAAATCACTTTCACAAACAACTGCCCTAACACTGTCTGGCCAGGAACCTTAACCGGTGACCAAAAACCTCAGTTATCACTCACTGGCTTCGAACTAGCATCCAAAGCTAGCCAATCAGTGAACGCTCCATCTCCATGGTCTGGTCGCTTCTGGGCTCGAACCAGATGCTCCACGAACGCCGCTGGAAAATTCACTTGTGAAACTGCAGACTGTGGCTCTGGCCAGGTCGCATGCAACGGGGCAGGTGCAGTTCCACCAGCAACTTTAGTTGAAATCACAATTGCAGCAAACGGGGGTCAAGATTTTTACGATGTTAGCCTTGTTGACGGCTTCAACTTGCCTATGTCTGTTGCCCCACAAGGTGGCACGGGCGAGTGCAAGCCCTCGTCTTGCCCTGCCAATGTTAACGCGGCGTGCCCAGCTCAACTTCAAGTGAAAGCGGCTGATGGGACTGTCATCAGTTGCAAAAGCGCTTGCCTTGCGTTTGGTGATTCGAAGTACTGCTGCACTCCGCCGAATAATACGCCGGAGACATGTCCTCCCACAGAGTACTCTGAGATCTTTGAGAAACAGTGCCCTCAAGCTTATAGCTACGCTTATGATGATAAAAACAGCACATTTACCTGCAGTGGTGGACCTGACTACGTCATTACTTTTTGCCCATAA